In Fusobacterium sp. DD2, the following are encoded in one genomic region:
- a CDS encoding queuosine precursor transporter, which translates to MIRLNNEILWFFMLVVNFSLIIFAYKKFGKIGLYIWIPVSTIIANIQVVLLVDLFGFGTTLGNILYAGGFLVTDILAENYGRKHAQKAVYIGFFSLIALTAIMQIAVSFTPTNVEEAIILFDGVKRMFDFMPRIAIASLVAYLVSQSHDIWAYEFWKKKYTAPKYIWIRNNASTMVSQIIDNAIFTMIAFYGVYPKEVLIEIFLTTYLMKFLVAVCDTPFVYMAHYLKKKNMIEEID; encoded by the coding sequence ATGATAAGACTTAACAACGAAATTTTATGGTTTTTTATGCTGGTAGTGAACTTTTCTCTTATAATATTTGCTTATAAGAAATTTGGAAAAATCGGTTTATATATATGGATTCCAGTATCTACAATAATAGCTAATATCCAGGTAGTACTACTTGTTGACCTATTTGGATTTGGAACTACCTTAGGAAATATCCTCTATGCTGGTGGATTTTTAGTTACTGATATATTAGCTGAAAACTATGGTAGAAAACATGCTCAGAAAGCTGTTTATATTGGATTTTTCTCACTTATTGCACTGACTGCTATAATGCAGATTGCTGTATCTTTTACACCAACAAATGTGGAAGAGGCAATAATTCTATTTGACGGTGTAAAAAGAATGTTTGATTTTATGCCAAGAATTGCAATAGCATCTCTTGTAGCATATCTTGTGTCTCAATCACATGATATCTGGGCATATGAATTCTGGAAAAAGAAGTATACAGCACCAAAATATATATGGATAAGAAACAATGCAAGTACTATGGTAAGTCAGATTATAGACAATGCAATATTTACAATGATAGCATTTTACGGAGTTTACCCAAAAGAGGTATTAATTGAGATATTTTTAACTACATATCTTATGAAATTCTTAGTTGCTGTATGTGATACACCATTTGTATATATGGCACATTACCTGAAAAAGAAAAATATGATAGAAGAGATAGACTAA
- a CDS encoding radical SAM protein: MGIRYNKITDKHSREIVLLKSFPCRYGKCSFCNYIEDNSINEEEIDKTNFPVLDMVTGEYGVLEVINSGSVFELTPGTLNKIKEVVTKKNIKVLFFEIYYGYHKRLQEIRDFFPGVEVRFRMGLETFDNEYRKEGYNKNFTLTEEDLLDLGKKLYSVCLLVCTKGQTKEMIAKDIELGLKYFTNITINIFIDNGTVVKRDEELVKWFVKEYAHLQNDDRVELLIDNKDLGVFEQ, translated from the coding sequence ATGGGAATAAGATACAATAAAATAACAGATAAACATTCTCGTGAAATAGTACTTTTAAAAAGCTTTCCATGCAGATATGGTAAGTGCAGTTTTTGTAACTATATTGAGGATAACTCTATAAATGAAGAAGAGATAGATAAGACTAATTTTCCAGTTTTAGATATGGTAACTGGTGAATATGGTGTTTTAGAAGTTATAAATTCAGGGTCAGTCTTTGAGCTTACACCTGGTACATTAAACAAAATAAAAGAGGTTGTTACCAAAAAGAATATAAAGGTACTTTTCTTTGAAATATATTATGGATATCATAAAAGATTACAGGAGATAAGAGATTTCTTTCCAGGTGTTGAAGTAAGATTTAGAATGGGCCTTGAAACTTTTGATAATGAATATAGAAAAGAAGGGTATAATAAAAACTTCACTTTAACTGAAGAAGACCTTTTAGATTTAGGTAAAAAGCTTTACTCTGTATGTCTTTTAGTATGTACAAAGGGGCAGACTAAAGAGATGATTGCAAAAGATATTGAGCTTGGACTTAAATATTTTACAAATATTACAATAAATATATTTATTGACAATGGAACAGTTGTAAAAAGAGATGAAGAGCTTGTTAAATGGTTTGTAAAGGAGTATGCTCATCTTCAAAATGATGACAGAGTTGAATTATTAATAGACAATAAAGATTTAGGAGTATTTGAACAATGA
- a CDS encoding aromatic acid exporter family protein — MKYFDHKIIKTALGTAISIYLADLLDINFGVTAGIITIITIQGTKKESIKVAIERFVASLVGLCIAVLLFNTIGFSPLVFGIFVLIFMPICIQFNLFQGFLATVVLVTHMLVIKDVSLDSVANEFKILLLGTVVALVLNMYMPYVKEDIVKVQMEIDEGMKRIFNYFGEVLITGAIFIDEETVFNKLKGNVDLYRNLAFKEYNNDLFNSSTYELDMANMKRSQYKVLVRMRGHFYRFYISSEHAHLVADFARHVANTIGKDDEHENVLKELVAVREKFGNMPLPQSRVEFESRAIFFQFLNDIEEFLEIKKDFLKKYDTVVYGKKKTKKQK; from the coding sequence ATGAAGTATTTTGACCATAAGATAATAAAGACAGCTCTAGGTACTGCTATTTCAATTTATCTGGCAGATTTACTGGATATTAACTTTGGAGTAACTGCTGGAATAATCACTATTATCACTATACAAGGGACAAAAAAAGAATCAATAAAAGTAGCTATAGAAAGATTTGTTGCTTCTTTAGTTGGACTATGTATAGCAGTATTACTTTTTAATACTATTGGGTTCAGCCCTTTGGTATTTGGAATCTTTGTTCTGATTTTTATGCCTATATGTATTCAATTTAATCTGTTTCAGGGATTTTTAGCAACTGTTGTACTTGTGACCCATATGCTTGTTATAAAAGATGTATCCCTTGATAGTGTAGCTAATGAGTTTAAGATTCTGCTTTTAGGTACTGTTGTTGCACTGGTACTAAATATGTATATGCCATATGTAAAAGAGGATATAGTAAAAGTGCAAATGGAAATTGATGAAGGGATGAAAAGAATATTTAACTATTTTGGAGAGGTACTAATAACTGGGGCTATATTTATAGATGAAGAGACAGTTTTTAATAAGCTTAAGGGAAATGTAGACCTCTATAGAAATCTTGCCTTTAAAGAGTACAATAATGACCTTTTTAACTCTTCTACATATGAACTGGATATGGCAAATATGAAGAGAAGTCAGTATAAGGTATTAGTGAGGATGAGAGGGCATTTTTATAGATTCTATATAAGTAGTGAACATGCACATTTAGTAGCTGATTTTGCAAGACATGTTGCAAATACTATTGGAAAAGATGATGAGCATGAAAATGTATTAAAAGAACTTGTGGCAGTGAGAGAAAAATTTGGAAATATGCCACTTCCACAAAGCCGTGTAGAGTTTGAAAGTAGAGCTATTTTCTTCCAATTTTTAAATGATATTGAGGAATTTTTAGAAATAAAGAAGGATTTTTTGAAAAAATATGATACAGTAGTATATGGGAAGAAGAAAACAAAGAAACAAAAATAA
- a CDS encoding GntR family transcriptional regulator, protein MEDLKVWIEGKKKVPKCVAIYDKLFKMINDGHFDNEEKLPSEPILAQMMGVSRMTLRQAIALLREDGIIKNVHGKGNFLIKNSKEVKRGLEVLQNPIHASLIEEIDSVDLEFKIVPPSDYTNKVLHVKPAAVIFVDRWYKKNKKTLAYTLSIIPIETVTANNIDLSKKETLLKFLEESVYKKPNHSHIKFSYSQAGNFVSSKYPLVNGKKSFLLEEVIYVNKDMPIVHNKHYVPVENSQITIERK, encoded by the coding sequence ATGGAAGACTTAAAAGTGTGGATAGAGGGTAAAAAGAAAGTGCCAAAGTGCGTGGCAATATATGATAAACTCTTTAAAATGATAAATGATGGGCATTTTGATAATGAGGAAAAATTACCTTCAGAACCAATACTTGCTCAGATGATGGGAGTCAGCAGAATGACTCTTAGACAGGCAATTGCATTATTAAGAGAAGATGGAATAATAAAAAATGTACATGGAAAGGGAAACTTTTTAATTAAAAATTCCAAAGAGGTAAAAAGAGGACTTGAGGTGTTGCAAAATCCAATACATGCAAGTTTAATAGAGGAGATAGACAGTGTGGATTTGGAATTTAAAATAGTTCCACCATCTGATTATACAAATAAGGTACTGCATGTAAAACCAGCTGCAGTGATTTTTGTAGATAGATGGTACAAGAAAAATAAAAAGACTTTAGCCTATACTCTTTCAATAATCCCAATTGAAACAGTGACAGCTAACAATATAGACCTATCTAAGAAAGAGACTTTATTAAAATTTTTAGAGGAGAGTGTCTATAAAAAACCAAATCACTCTCATATAAAGTTCTCTTACTCTCAGGCAGGAAACTTTGTATCATCAAAGTATCCTCTTGTAAATGGAAAGAAAAGCTTTTTATTAGAAGAGGTTATCTATGTAAATAAAGATATGCCAATTGTACATAATAAACATTATGTTCCAGTGGAAAACTCTCAGATTACCATAGAAAGGAAATGA